In Anaerobacillus isosaccharinicus, one genomic interval encodes:
- a CDS encoding pseudouridine synthase has translation MERLQKVIAQAGVASRRKAEELISEGRVTVNGEVVTELGTKVTPRKDKIEVDRVPIDREEPVYYILYKPTGVISSVSDDKGRKVVTDFFSNEFRLFPVGRLDYDTSGLLLLTNDGEFANILMHPKYKVTKMYVAKVQGVPSREKLKLLERGIMLEDGKTAPARVKFVSGNPKTGTSIIEISIHEGKNRQVRRMFEAIGHPVLKLKREMYGFLTLKGLNTGEARELRPHEVKQLREMAEKKKNN, from the coding sequence ATGGAACGTTTACAAAAAGTAATTGCTCAAGCAGGGGTTGCATCAAGAAGGAAAGCAGAAGAGCTTATTAGTGAAGGTAGAGTAACAGTGAATGGTGAGGTTGTTACAGAGTTAGGAACTAAGGTAACACCTAGAAAAGATAAAATAGAAGTAGATCGGGTCCCTATTGACCGGGAAGAGCCTGTTTATTATATATTGTATAAACCAACAGGAGTTATTTCTAGTGTAAGTGATGATAAAGGGAGAAAAGTAGTAACTGACTTTTTTAGTAATGAATTTCGCCTGTTTCCAGTAGGGAGATTAGATTATGATACTTCGGGCTTGTTGTTGCTAACAAATGATGGTGAGTTCGCTAATATTCTCATGCACCCTAAATATAAAGTGACAAAAATGTACGTAGCAAAAGTTCAAGGTGTTCCTAGTCGTGAAAAACTAAAATTGCTTGAAAGAGGCATCATGTTAGAAGATGGGAAAACGGCTCCTGCTAGAGTGAAATTTGTGTCTGGTAATCCAAAAACGGGAACTTCAATTATTGAAATTTCAATTCATGAAGGTAAAAATCGCCAAGTTCGCCGCATGTTTGAGGCAATTGGCCACCCAGTTTTAAAGCTTAAACGTGAAATGTATGGGTTTTTAACGTTAAAAGGTTTAAACACTGGAGAAGCAAGAGAGCTACGACCACATGAGGTAAAGCAGTTACGTGAAATGGCAGAAAAAAAGAAGAACAATTAA
- the resB gene encoding cytochrome c biogenesis protein ResB, producing the protein MEKVKCECGHVNPYGTVICESCGKPFFEEGKELLDMRYEGVARRSQSYNKTIIDKIWNFFSSVKVGIWIIVITLLASSIGTIFPQEFYIPPGSNPSLFYQDEYGTLGKLYYSFGFHNLYSSWWYMLLIASLGVSLIICSLDRVVPLHRALKTQRVTRHEGFLQRQRVHGVSKVDNQAETIDQAKQLLKSKKYEIFEEEGNIVAEKGRFSRWGPYVNHIGLIVFLIGCMLRFFPGMYVDDNIWVREGETVVVRGTDGEFFLRNDKFTVDFYDDADARFQDALVRAGSPVVKTYQTSATLFKRVDDGVVGREPELVEVARHDIRVNDPFKFNSFALYQYAFKQNEISQMSFELEELKTGERLGRIDVSTYDPSSIYDLGNGYLIEIIEYFPDFHFDDNRTPASRSRIPNNPAFIFKMITPENEAGEISFVGIQTNQDINGENTHRMRFVDIDMNHVTNLVVRKDHTLGILIVGGIIFMIGLTQGMYWTHRRIWIQKINDELWVSAHTNKNWYGLKKDIETIVTSTQLTMPVDKVEEEEKKM; encoded by the coding sequence ATGGAAAAAGTAAAATGTGAGTGTGGACATGTAAATCCATACGGCACAGTTATTTGCGAATCATGCGGAAAACCTTTTTTTGAAGAAGGAAAAGAATTGCTGGATATGCGGTATGAAGGTGTAGCTAGACGTTCGCAATCGTATAATAAAACGATTATCGATAAGATTTGGAACTTCTTTTCAAGTGTAAAGGTAGGAATATGGATTATCGTAATAACGCTATTAGCATCAAGTATTGGAACGATTTTCCCACAGGAATTTTACATTCCACCAGGATCTAATCCAAGTTTATTTTATCAAGATGAGTACGGAACTTTAGGGAAATTATATTATTCATTTGGTTTTCATAATTTATACAGCTCTTGGTGGTACATGCTTTTAATTGCATCGTTAGGAGTTTCGTTAATTATTTGTAGTTTAGATCGTGTGGTTCCGCTACACAGGGCTTTAAAAACACAGCGTGTTACTCGTCATGAAGGTTTTTTGCAAAGACAACGAGTTCATGGTGTTTCAAAGGTTGATAATCAGGCTGAAACAATTGATCAAGCAAAACAACTGTTAAAATCAAAGAAATATGAAATATTCGAAGAAGAGGGAAATATCGTTGCTGAGAAAGGACGCTTTTCTAGATGGGGCCCTTATGTAAATCATATTGGCTTAATTGTCTTTTTAATAGGTTGCATGCTTCGATTCTTCCCTGGCATGTATGTTGATGATAACATTTGGGTTAGAGAAGGAGAAACAGTTGTTGTCCGTGGTACAGATGGAGAATTTTTTCTTAGGAACGACAAGTTTACTGTTGATTTTTATGATGATGCAGACGCCAGGTTCCAGGACGCATTAGTAAGGGCAGGAAGCCCTGTTGTGAAAACATATCAAACTTCGGCTACGTTGTTCAAGAGAGTTGACGACGGTGTCGTTGGAAGAGAACCAGAATTAGTGGAAGTTGCTAGACATGACATTCGAGTGAATGACCCATTTAAGTTCAATAGTTTTGCCTTATATCAATACGCCTTTAAGCAAAATGAAATAAGTCAAATGAGTTTTGAATTAGAAGAGTTAAAAACAGGTGAGCGTTTAGGTAGAATTGATGTTTCTACGTATGACCCTAGTTCTATTTACGATTTAGGTAACGGCTACTTGATAGAAATAATTGAATACTTCCCTGATTTTCATTTTGATGACAACCGGACTCCTGCATCTAGATCAAGAATACCAAATAATCCAGCTTTCATTTTTAAGATGATCACTCCTGAAAATGAAGCAGGTGAAATCTCCTTTGTTGGGATTCAAACGAATCAAGATATAAACGGGGAAAATACACATCGGATGCGGTTTGTTGACATTGATATGAACCATGTGACGAACTTAGTTGTCCGCAAAGACCATACATTAGGTATTTTAATTGTTGGTGGGATTATTTTTATGATCGGTCTAACCCAGGGGATGTATTGGACACATCGTCGTATTTGGATCCAAAAGATAAACGATGAACTTTGGGTATCAGCCCATACAAACAAAAACTGGTATGGCTTGAAAAAAGATATTGAAACAATCGTCACATCCACCCAACTTACAATGCCAGTTGATAAGGTCGAGGAAGAAGAGAAAAAAATGTAG
- a CDS encoding ABC transporter substrate-binding protein, translating to MKKWMLLLLSIFFAANLLVGCTSSDVAKQEEPAEVEVKTETEVDDAVDKVEEYPLTITDAIGNEVTLATKPMKIVSLMPSVTETLFAVGAGDMVIARSDWCNYPQEALELPSVGQMDFDLEILLSLQPDLVLAHEGGLYSAGDKLDQVREAGIPVVVVPNSESFEGVYEAINLVALVTGNAENGEAIISDLQGAFASVIEKVSKISADERLTVWIEIDPTLWTTGKGTFMHEILETINVINGAHETEGWGQFNEEDIIVMNPDVIVTTYGYYVENPKEQIMERAGWTSVTAVEKEQIFDVNSDTLSRPGPRLAEGVEELAKLIYPEVFNN from the coding sequence ATGAAGAAATGGATGCTGCTATTATTATCAATCTTTTTCGCGGCAAATTTACTAGTCGGTTGTACTAGTTCAGATGTTGCAAAACAAGAGGAGCCAGCAGAGGTTGAAGTTAAAACAGAAACAGAAGTTGATGACGCAGTAGACAAGGTTGAGGAATATCCATTAACAATTACAGATGCTATTGGCAATGAAGTGACCTTAGCAACTAAACCTATGAAAATTGTATCGTTAATGCCAAGTGTAACAGAAACGCTATTTGCTGTCGGAGCAGGTGACATGGTCATTGCACGTTCAGACTGGTGTAACTATCCTCAAGAAGCGTTAGAGCTACCGTCTGTTGGGCAAATGGACTTCGATCTTGAAATATTATTATCATTACAGCCGGATTTAGTGTTAGCCCATGAAGGTGGTTTATATTCTGCAGGAGATAAATTGGATCAAGTTCGAGAAGCAGGTATTCCAGTTGTCGTCGTACCAAACTCAGAATCATTTGAAGGTGTTTATGAAGCTATTAATCTAGTTGCTCTAGTAACTGGTAATGCTGAAAATGGTGAGGCTATCATAAGTGATTTACAAGGTGCATTTGCATCAGTGATTGAGAAAGTATCAAAAATTTCTGCTGATGAAAGACTTACAGTTTGGATTGAAATTGATCCAACACTATGGACAACAGGAAAAGGAACATTTATGCATGAAATTCTTGAAACGATTAATGTAATTAATGGTGCCCATGAAACCGAAGGATGGGGTCAATTCAATGAAGAAGATATTATTGTGATGAATCCTGATGTCATCGTCACTACCTATGGATATTACGTTGAAAATCCTAAGGAACAAATAATGGAACGTGCTGGTTGGACTTCAGTTACTGCTGTTGAAAAAGAACAAATTTTTGATGTTAATTCAGATACATTATCAAGACCAGGACCTCGTTTGGCTGAAGGAGTAGAGGAGCTTGCAAAACTCATTTACCCAGAAGTTTTCAACAACTAA
- a CDS encoding response regulator transcription factor produces the protein MSKEAKVLVVDDEERIRRLLKMYLERENYEVEDAENGEIALRMAVENNYDLILLDIMMPGMDGIEVCHELRKSKATPIIMLTAKGEEANRVQGFEAGTDDYIVKPFSPREVVLRVKALLRRSSSTKFLQTETSTKDVLVFPHLTIDNDAHRVTVDGSEISLTPKEYELLYYLAQSPDKVFAREQLLKDVWNYEFFGDLRTVDTHIKRLREKLNRISPEAAAMISTVWGVGYKFEAVKE, from the coding sequence ATGTCAAAGGAAGCAAAAGTTTTAGTAGTTGATGATGAGGAACGTATTCGTCGTCTTTTAAAAATGTATCTTGAAAGAGAAAATTATGAAGTTGAAGATGCCGAAAACGGGGAAATTGCACTCCGTATGGCAGTTGAAAATAATTATGATTTAATTTTATTGGACATTATGATGCCAGGAATGGATGGCATTGAAGTTTGCCATGAACTTCGTAAGTCTAAGGCAACACCTATTATTATGCTAACAGCTAAAGGTGAAGAAGCAAATCGAGTCCAAGGATTTGAAGCTGGAACAGACGATTATATTGTTAAGCCATTTAGTCCGAGAGAAGTTGTTCTTCGTGTAAAAGCACTTTTAAGAAGATCTTCTTCGACGAAATTTTTACAAACAGAAACATCGACAAAAGATGTGTTAGTATTTCCACATTTAACTATTGATAATGATGCTCACCGTGTAACAGTAGATGGCTCTGAAATTAGTTTAACTCCAAAAGAATACGAGTTACTTTATTATTTAGCGCAATCACCTGATAAAGTTTTTGCCCGTGAACAGTTATTAAAAGATGTTTGGAATTATGAGTTTTTCGGTGATTTACGTACAGTAGACACACATATTAAACGTCTACGTGAAAAATTAAATCGCATTTCGCCTGAAGCTGCTGCGATGATTTCTACTGTCTGGGGTGTAGGGTATAAGTTTGAGGCAGTGAAAGAGTAA
- a CDS encoding MogA/MoaB family molybdenum cofactor biosynthesis protein, protein MGVEEHRKEAPKSVNVMIITVSDTRTEETDKSGQLIKDLLSENGSYNVVDYHIVKDEYTQIQSLIREASERPEVEAVLLNGGTGITFRDTTYEAVRDMLDKEMPGFGEIFRYLSYAEDIGPAAILSRAIAGVRGATAIFSMPGSSGAVKLAMNKLIVPELAHVMREIYKDAKK, encoded by the coding sequence ATGGGAGTAGAAGAACATCGAAAAGAAGCACCGAAATCTGTTAATGTTATGATTATCACTGTTTCAGATACGAGAACAGAAGAAACAGATAAAAGCGGACAGCTAATAAAAGATTTATTATCAGAAAATGGTAGCTACAATGTTGTTGATTATCATATTGTTAAAGACGAATATACACAAATTCAATCGTTAATTCGTGAGGCGTCTGAACGTCCAGAGGTTGAAGCAGTCTTACTTAACGGAGGTACTGGAATTACATTTAGAGATACTACATATGAAGCTGTAAGAGACATGCTAGATAAAGAAATGCCTGGTTTCGGAGAGATTTTCCGTTACTTAAGCTATGCTGAAGACATCGGACCAGCGGCTATTTTAAGCAGAGCAATTGCCGGTGTACGTGGGGCAACAGCTATATTTTCCATGCCAGGATCTTCTGGCGCAGTGAAACTTGCCATGAACAAACTAATCGTTCCAGAATTAGCACATGTTATGCGTGAGATTTATAAGGACGCAAAAAAATAA
- the resA gene encoding thiol-disulfide oxidoreductase ResA has translation MKNRRFITRLVVLLGITIALGYTFYTSFLNQKDIVSVGDLAPNFVLTDLEGNEIELADLKGKGVFLNFWATVCPPCRDEMPYMENSYQQYKDQGIEIIAVNFDEAPLAIERFVQRYGLTFPILLDRGLQVSQVYGVRELPATFLIDENGVVIERRIGGLTEQMVENYVQKILPTPQ, from the coding sequence ATGAAAAACCGTCGTTTTATTACCCGCCTCGTCGTACTTCTTGGCATAACTATAGCTTTAGGTTACACATTTTATACAAGCTTTTTAAACCAAAAAGATATTGTTAGTGTAGGGGACTTGGCACCTAACTTTGTGTTAACAGATTTAGAGGGAAACGAAATTGAATTAGCCGATTTAAAGGGAAAAGGCGTCTTTTTAAACTTTTGGGCTACTGTTTGTCCACCATGTCGTGATGAAATGCCATATATGGAAAATAGTTACCAACAGTATAAAGATCAAGGAATTGAAATTATTGCTGTGAACTTTGACGAAGCTCCTTTGGCTATTGAGAGATTTGTTCAGCGTTACGGCTTAACCTTCCCGATTTTATTAGATCGCGGATTACAAGTCAGTCAAGTTTATGGTGTAAGAGAACTACCCGCTACTTTTTTAATAGATGAAAACGGAGTTGTCATTGAACGTAGAATTGGCGGATTAACAGAACAAATGGTAGAAAACTATGTTCAAAAAATCTTGCCAACTCCACAATGA
- the ccsA gene encoding cytochrome c biogenesis protein CcsA, producing MAELSSNLLLIAFYVYLASTILFAVSLTGKKFKNKAGEEKNKSALLGYISSVIALLFSLGYFITRWIAAGHAPVSNLFEYTTFFGIMMALAFVIIYPIYKLNVLGFITMPIVMLIIAYASMFPSEISPLIPALQSYWLKIHVITTALGQGILAIGFAGGLIYLLRVIDFKKNDKQVKAIEFVLYSLISVIGFILITSTFNALNYEAQFSYINEKGIETEMAYNLPALVGPNESVLLTEGRMSPFFNVHPNIKSGDLNTVIWSLFSGLVLYYFIRLITRRKVGELIQPLLRGVSPQVADEISYRAIAIGFPIFTLGGLIFAMIWAQIAWTRFWAWDPKEVWALITFLFYAAYLHLRLSRGWLGERSAWLCVIGFAIIMFNLIFVNLVIAGLHSYA from the coding sequence GTGGCTGAGTTAAGTAGTAATTTATTATTAATAGCCTTTTATGTTTATTTAGCTTCTACAATTCTTTTTGCTGTGTCGTTAACAGGAAAGAAGTTTAAAAATAAAGCTGGTGAAGAAAAAAACAAATCTGCGCTATTAGGCTATATATCATCTGTTATTGCGCTTTTATTTTCACTGGGTTATTTTATCACAAGGTGGATTGCTGCAGGGCATGCTCCTGTTAGTAATTTATTTGAATACACTACTTTCTTTGGGATTATGATGGCTCTTGCTTTCGTCATTATTTATCCTATCTACAAACTGAACGTATTAGGTTTTATTACGATGCCAATTGTCATGCTAATTATTGCCTACGCATCGATGTTTCCAAGTGAGATTTCACCACTAATTCCTGCCTTGCAAAGTTATTGGTTGAAAATCCACGTAATTACTACGGCCCTAGGACAAGGGATATTAGCAATAGGTTTCGCAGGTGGATTAATTTATTTATTAAGAGTTATTGATTTCAAGAAGAATGACAAGCAAGTGAAAGCAATTGAATTTGTCTTGTATTCGCTCATAAGTGTTATTGGCTTTATCTTAATTACTTCTACCTTTAATGCGCTAAATTACGAAGCTCAATTTTCTTATATAAACGAAAAAGGAATCGAGACTGAAATGGCTTATAACCTACCAGCTCTTGTAGGACCTAACGAAAGCGTCCTTCTGACAGAAGGAAGAATGTCTCCTTTCTTTAATGTTCATCCTAATATTAAAAGTGGCGATTTAAATACAGTCATTTGGTCTTTATTTTCTGGATTAGTTTTATACTATTTTATTCGACTTATAACGAGAAGAAAAGTAGGAGAATTAATTCAACCCTTGCTTCGTGGCGTGAGTCCACAAGTTGCAGATGAAATTAGCTACCGTGCGATTGCAATCGGATTTCCAATCTTTACTTTAGGTGGATTAATATTTGCAATGATTTGGGCACAAATAGCATGGACACGTTTCTGGGCGTGGGATCCAAAAGAGGTTTGGGCATTAATCACGTTTTTATTTTACGCTGCATATCTTCATTTGCGATTATCGCGTGGCTGGCTTGGAGAAAGATCAGCATGGTTATGTGTCATCGGCTTTGCAATTATTATGTTTAACTTAATTTTCGTGAACTTAGTTATTGCAGGTTTGCATTCGTATGCGTAA
- a CDS encoding ATP-binding protein, producing MFWRSVVGKLWFTILSLVMVVLTILTIMLLQYFEKFHTDQAEEQLTNHAIMIASILEEYETEEAALSTTKRIIDNYTMKLLLVLDGDEFWYYPYENEKIPVELFQTDPELSKVITNKDVVITRGDFPFLLNGEQIHNEVLVVGMPVELVQNRTGVLYVYQYLEVVEEAASQTKNIIFLGAGIAIVLTTIFAFFLSTRITAPLRKMRQASLEVAKGNFDTKVPILTRDEIGSLAMAFNRMGRVLNTNLTALNQEKEQLSRILSSMADGVITLDRKGSIVVTNPPAKQFIQAWHFEQSVESTDLTDDLPKAIKKLFQQVVAVEKEQMAEVDVQGRTWVVLMTPLYDENFVRGAVAVLRDMTEERLHDKLRKDFIANVSHELRTPIAMLQGYSEAIIDDVAGSEEEMKELAQIIYDESLRMGRLVNELLDLARMEAGHIQLNIEPINIREFARRVLRKFQGMAKDLNIELKAEIAVVEDVIMVDPDRIEQVLTNLIDNAMRHTSDQGTVTLVVSPLRDGIKFDIRDTGSGIPEEDLPFVFERFYKADKARTRGRSGTGLGLAIVKNIVEAHNGHVSVHSKLDEGTTFSFFIPSKNEE from the coding sequence ATGTTTTGGAGAAGTGTAGTAGGGAAGCTTTGGTTTACCATTTTATCGTTGGTAATGGTTGTTTTAACGATACTAACAATTATGCTGTTACAATACTTTGAAAAGTTTCATACTGACCAAGCTGAGGAGCAGCTAACAAATCATGCGATTATGATTGCCTCAATTTTAGAGGAATATGAAACTGAGGAAGCTGCTCTTTCTACAACTAAGCGGATTATTGATAATTATACGATGAAATTGCTCTTAGTCTTAGATGGGGACGAGTTTTGGTATTATCCATACGAGAATGAAAAAATCCCAGTAGAGTTATTCCAGACAGATCCAGAGTTATCCAAAGTAATTACAAATAAAGATGTTGTCATTACAAGGGGAGACTTTCCATTCCTTTTAAATGGGGAGCAAATTCATAATGAAGTCTTAGTCGTTGGAATGCCTGTCGAACTTGTTCAAAATCGTACAGGAGTTCTATATGTTTATCAATATTTAGAAGTTGTTGAAGAAGCCGCTTCCCAAACAAAAAATATTATCTTTTTAGGTGCTGGAATTGCCATTGTTTTAACAACGATCTTTGCCTTTTTCTTATCAACTCGTATTACAGCACCGCTAAGGAAGATGCGTCAAGCATCTTTAGAAGTAGCAAAAGGAAATTTCGATACGAAAGTACCGATCTTAACACGAGACGAGATCGGTTCACTGGCAATGGCTTTTAATCGTATGGGACGAGTTCTCAATACGAATTTAACGGCACTAAATCAAGAAAAAGAACAATTATCGAGAATTCTAAGTAGTATGGCAGACGGAGTTATTACATTAGACCGAAAAGGTTCAATTGTTGTTACAAATCCACCTGCTAAGCAATTTATTCAAGCGTGGCATTTTGAGCAAAGTGTTGAGAGTACCGACCTTACAGATGATTTACCAAAAGCTATAAAAAAACTATTTCAACAAGTTGTAGCCGTTGAGAAAGAGCAGATGGCGGAAGTGGACGTTCAAGGACGAACATGGGTTGTATTAATGACACCTCTTTATGACGAGAACTTTGTCAGGGGAGCTGTAGCTGTCCTTCGTGATATGACTGAAGAGCGCTTGCATGATAAATTACGAAAAGACTTCATCGCCAACGTTTCACATGAACTGCGCACACCAATAGCTATGCTTCAAGGATATAGTGAAGCAATTATCGATGATGTGGCAGGTTCGGAAGAAGAAATGAAAGAATTGGCTCAAATTATTTACGACGAATCGCTAAGAATGGGCCGCCTTGTAAACGAACTTTTAGATCTGGCAAGAATGGAAGCTGGTCACATTCAACTAAATATTGAACCAATTAATATTAGAGAATTCGCGAGAAGAGTATTACGAAAATTCCAAGGTATGGCGAAGGATCTAAATATAGAGCTAAAAGCTGAAATTGCTGTAGTTGAAGATGTAATAATGGTTGATCCAGATCGTATTGAGCAAGTATTAACCAATTTAATTGATAATGCAATGCGCCATACAAGTGATCAAGGAACGGTAACTTTAGTCGTTTCACCACTTAGAGATGGAATTAAATTTGATATACGTGATACTGGTTCAGGAATTCCTGAAGAAGATTTGCCATTTGTATTTGAACGCTTTTATAAAGCAGATAAGGCTAGAACTCGTGGAAGATCAGGGACAGGACTAGGGTTAGCAATTGTTAAAAATATCGTCGAAGCCCATAACGGTCACGTTTCAGTCCATAGCAAATTAGACGAAGGAACGACATTTTCCTTTTTTATTCCTTCGAAAAATGAAGAATAA
- a CDS encoding FecCD family ABC transporter permease, which translates to MQNSFTQKFSTTNKVVPYIIVISLLLFSLLIGISIGSVSIPISNIIMVIIGKVVYAPLLDHVEPMLINIIWNIRLPRVLLAMFVGSSLALAGAAFQGFLKNPLADPYTLGVSSGAALGAVIVLFFGITIPFLGKMTLPIFSILLGFLTLLLVISFAKLINRHMAVETIILTGIIFSSFLGSLISLMIALTGEELRQIIGWLMGSVSMRGWEYVKLQIPFFILGTLMLLFNCRELNALSFGEETAKHLGVNIQTRKLLILLGAALLTGSAVAVSGTIGFVGLVIPHLVRLLWGADHKHLLPLATICGGAFLILADLLARTVISPTEIPIGVITALIGGPVFGIILFKARRV; encoded by the coding sequence TTGCAAAACTCATTTACCCAGAAGTTTTCAACAACTAATAAAGTTGTTCCATATATTATAGTTATTTCTCTTCTATTATTTTCACTGCTAATTGGTATCTCAATTGGCAGTGTTTCAATTCCAATTAGTAATATAATAATGGTTATAATTGGAAAGGTGGTTTATGCACCTCTATTAGATCACGTTGAACCGATGTTAATAAATATTATTTGGAACATTCGTCTCCCAAGGGTTTTACTAGCGATGTTCGTAGGTTCTTCTTTAGCACTTGCGGGAGCAGCTTTTCAAGGATTTTTAAAAAATCCGTTAGCAGACCCATATACGTTAGGTGTTTCCTCTGGAGCTGCACTAGGAGCTGTGATCGTCCTCTTTTTTGGTATTACTATTCCTTTTCTAGGAAAAATGACATTACCAATCTTTAGTATTTTATTAGGTTTCTTAACATTGCTTCTCGTCATTTCTTTTGCCAAATTAATTAATCGCCATATGGCAGTTGAGACGATTATTCTCACAGGGATTATTTTTAGTTCGTTTTTAGGTTCACTAATATCCCTAATGATAGCCTTAACTGGCGAAGAATTAAGACAAATCATTGGCTGGTTAATGGGTAGTGTTTCAATGCGGGGCTGGGAATACGTAAAATTACAAATCCCCTTTTTCATTTTAGGGACATTGATGCTGCTATTTAATTGTCGAGAATTAAATGCCTTGAGTTTCGGAGAAGAAACAGCGAAACATTTAGGTGTCAATATCCAAACGAGGAAATTACTTATCCTACTAGGGGCAGCATTATTAACAGGTTCAGCGGTTGCAGTTTCTGGTACAATTGGCTTTGTTGGATTAGTTATTCCGCATCTAGTTAGGTTATTGTGGGGAGCTGACCATAAACATTTATTGCCGTTAGCTACGATTTGTGGGGGAGCATTTTTAATTTTAGCAGATCTTTTGGCAAGAACGGTCATTTCTCCGACAGAAATCCCAATTGGTGTGATTACCGCCTTAATTGGAGGTCCTGTTTTTGGTATTATTTTGTTTAAGGCAAGGAGAGTTTAG
- a CDS encoding adenosylcobinamide amidohydrolase gives MLLDVKHLTGGYDGVDIVKDISFSVGKGEVLGILGPNGSGKTTLLKLISGLLPANNGEVLLNERPLSSYSSKELAREIAVLSQNTETSFTYCVKDIVCLGRYPYQKGFFRGKDKQDELIVNEAMKQTQVLQFSEKYLHSLSGGEQQRVLLARALAQEPNLLLLDEPTNHLDISFQVSLLDSLREWTRKKSLTVIAILHDLNMASLYCDRILLLDTGRQIDLNKPSIVMEEGQLEQVYQTSLTRKEHPVVPKPLISLLPRNEANLNREILRNLTITESSETVIIQSPIQFKTLSSAVIGAGFSWESTFVNRHVDKNYNCDDPQAEFKTYLTARNIDPTETVGMMTAAKLEDASFVHKTEEDFSVFVMVTAGLSNAVDASRSYYHHEQESKVGTINTWVFIEGNLKEAAFVQAMMTATEAKVKAMHDEEVRDSITQTIATGTSTDSIMIAATQTGNDYPYAGTITSLGKTIGLAVYEATIEAIRRNKERLLC, from the coding sequence ATGTTACTAGATGTCAAACATCTCACGGGTGGTTATGACGGCGTAGATATCGTGAAGGACATATCTTTTTCTGTTGGAAAAGGTGAGGTACTTGGTATCCTGGGGCCAAATGGCAGCGGTAAAACGACATTACTCAAATTAATTAGTGGACTCTTACCCGCTAATAACGGTGAAGTGTTACTTAATGAGCGACCGCTCAGTTCCTATTCATCAAAAGAACTTGCCCGGGAAATTGCCGTTCTTTCACAGAATACCGAAACATCCTTTACGTATTGCGTAAAGGACATCGTTTGTTTGGGGAGATACCCTTATCAAAAAGGTTTTTTCCGTGGGAAAGATAAACAAGATGAGTTGATTGTCAATGAGGCGATGAAGCAAACACAGGTTTTACAGTTTAGCGAAAAATATCTTCACTCTTTAAGTGGTGGGGAGCAACAAAGGGTTTTGCTTGCTCGAGCCTTAGCTCAAGAACCTAATCTTCTTCTTCTAGATGAACCTACTAACCATCTAGATATATCCTTTCAAGTTAGCTTATTAGATTCTTTAAGAGAATGGACAAGAAAAAAATCGCTTACAGTTATTGCAATATTACATGATTTAAATATGGCAAGTCTTTATTGTGATCGAATTTTACTATTAGATACTGGGAGACAAATAGATTTAAATAAGCCAAGTATTGTTATGGAGGAAGGACAACTAGAACAGGTTTACCAGACTTCATTGACAAGAAAGGAGCATCCAGTCGTTCCAAAGCCATTAATTAGCCTACTCCCTAGGAATGAAGCTAATCTTAATCGAGAAATTCTTCGAAATTTAACTATTACCGAATCTAGCGAAACCGTCATTATTCAAAGTCCAATCCAGTTTAAAACATTATCATCTGCGGTAATCGGAGCAGGTTTTAGCTGGGAGTCGACCTTTGTAAATAGACATGTTGATAAAAATTATAACTGTGATGATCCCCAAGCAGAATTTAAGACGTATTTAACTGCTAGAAACATTGACCCTACCGAAACAGTTGGAATGATGACAGCTGCTAAGCTCGAGGATGCCTCGTTTGTTCATAAGACTGAAGAAGATTTTTCCGTGTTTGTTATGGTTACAGCTGGATTATCTAATGCAGTTGATGCCTCGAGGTCTTACTATCATCATGAACAAGAAAGTAAAGTTGGTACAATTAATACATGGGTTTTTATTGAAGGTAATCTAAAAGAAGCAGCTTTTGTTCAAGCAATGATGACTGCAACCGAAGCTAAGGTAAAAGCAATGCATGATGAAGAAGTTCGAGATTCAATCACGCAAACCATTGCTACTGGGACTTCAACAGACAGTATTATGATTGCAGCAACACAAACCGGGAACGATTATCCTTATGCTGGTACGATAACTTCTTTAGGAAAAACGATTGGGTTAGCAGTTTATGAAGCAACGATTGAAGCCATACGCCGTAATAAGGAGAGACTGTTATGTTAA